In Aedes albopictus strain Foshan chromosome 3, AalbF5, whole genome shotgun sequence, the genomic window atcgcaagcgaatgaatgaatggcgaatggtgaagaatgctggtgagcgatcgaagcggataTTATCATagctagaagagaatttctgcatgtaatgcatacatttttagtgtattattgttgaaatgcttgattagcaaagaaaataattcgaaaacatcaaaaatcgtatgcacaatataactcgtatcactcacgaatcgcatcaccgctcgatcgcttgcgatgcgaatgtggacgaatgagtaatttccaagtgtgacttcccaccgttcgcctgagtttgctgtcgtcgttgacaaacaaacacacaaactaaagcgacgaccgttcgctgctgactgtgttcgagtgtggaagaagatgaaaagtgcaaatcaggaaccctgctatCAAATATATAGATACTTACCCACAACCTATCAGTGTCTAGTTACTTCAAAAtagcatcacagacaaacaaacgtgacaaTTTTACCACATTTATTGTAAACGATCAACGTTCCTACACAAGATACCCGCTATCCCATAAATATAACTCCATctaacattctcaaaagacgaaagtaatatttctttatcatctgccTAGCAACTGATATGCATGAATTtcaattttgcatgaatctaacatttatttccaaaatttcacacagtattatgcataaaataatgtgaatactctcagtcgttttaattcacatttgtaaggttctcgtgcttattgcattgcttttatatggcccaaagtcacccccaaaacgaagtatttgtactacagctttagtaaataagtttttcatgctaaatagcatacaaaaccaagaaaacttattataattttcaaaacaactacccaacacaccgagaaaacagtaattcattacatgttcggtttttagctgttttctgctgggcattttaaaacaacgatagtgtacagtacgcctaaccataaagttcacatcaagttttcttaatagaaaattgactaaatgtgacttttttatACATTGGAtagtcaacgcaagttatatttaccgtataccattaactttttgataatcactttgataaattttagtattttgagcgaaacatcttttttgatttttggcccaaagttaccccccaggcccaatgtcaccccgagtggcggtagctgtaacttttcgaaaagtgcatcgaatattctcaaatttttactgtaagttcatcaactagttgtgtatcagtggtccaaatttgggaaagatcgggcaattttccacgaagttataaagattcttgaaaaaggtaaaattatccaatagccaactttgagctgttatatctccggattcaatgaaccgattgcaatgaaattttgaccacacatgacttatataatgaactctcgtaaacatttgacttaacttgaaactttcaacaagagaaaaagttaaagcggttatatttttttctcgattttttagcaaattggtctatttttaatatgtattccattaatttttcaatttgttggtgACTATGTTGTGAcgttccttcaaaacacatttatatataagtcaattagagggaaattaaataaactataatttgcatcttgaattttgaaaggatgttgaagtttcggataatttggtgttttattagaaaaataatctaatcgttataattttcttccgtgttaagaattttaaattaagtcaacggtttttcatagcccattatgtaagtcataaatggtcaaaatttcattgcattcggttcattggatccggagataaaacagctcaaagttgtCTATCTGatgattttaccttttccaagaatttttataacttcgtggagaataccccgatctttcccaaatttggaacgCTGGAACACAACTAtaagatgaacttacagtaaaaaaattgagactatttgatgcacttttcgaaaatttacagctagttgaacgttttatgaaaagtgaaaaatttgcctgtcccgatcattttgcctATCCCCTGTACACATCTGAATTGCAACATCGAAGATTAAAGATATTGAGGTAATGTTTGACAAAAACAAGATTATTCATTTTTCcacttatttagtattacatcaaatacACGATAAAACAGAAtcgacaatatttctccataatatacggttcgtggctgccgttctccagtctcggtcacgcccgatgctcgccaagtcacgctccacctgatccgcccatcgtgctctctgcgctccatgccgtcttgtgccaaccagatcagtcgcgaacacccactttgcagagttgttgtccggcattcttgcaacatgccctgcccatcatcCCATCCTTCCGGCCTTGGCTACCTTCTGGAcgctgagttcgccgtaaagtgcagcgagcttgtggttcatccttctccgccacacaccgttctcctgcacaccgccgtagatcgtccttagcacgtgtcgctcgaaaactccgagtgcgtgcgggtcctcctcgagcatggtccatgtctcgtgtccgtagagaaccaccggtcttattagcgttttgtacatggtgcatttggtgcgtgggtgaatctttttcgaccgcagttttttctgaagcccatagtaggcccgacttctgctaatgatgcgccttcgaattcctccaccacctcgaacgtACCCccgtctattgtgacattactacccagacggatccggtcgtgttcggttccgtctaccagcatgtactttatttttgagacattcacctccagtccgacctttgctgcttcgcgtttcaggcggatgtacagatctgccaccgttccaaatgggagattcgaatgaactggatagttcacccgaaacccttacgtagttttgcacaccgttcatcgttgctttaattagtctagtcagcttcacaggaaagccgttttcgtccatgattttccatagctctgtgctgtcgatactgtcgtatgctgctttgaagtcgatggacaagtgatgcgttgggacctggtatttacggcatttctggaggatttgccgtacagtgaagatctggtccgttgtagaccggccgtcgatgaagccggcttgatagcttcccacgtactcattcgttttaggtgacagacgacgtaagatgatctgggatagcactttgtaggcagtattcaaaatagtgatcgctctgaagttcgcacattccaaatggtcgcctttcttatgaatgCGGCAGATTACCCCtccctttcactcctccggttgctgttcggtttaccagatcctgactatcagccggtgcagacaggtggtcaactttccTGGAGTTCAGCATcgatactatccttaccagcgtctctgttagttttgagctgataaatggcatccttaacttctctcagcgtggaagttggttcatttaTGTCCTCCACTGCACTTGcatagtcgtttcctccgttgccgtgggctcccgtgcctacgttctccacgccgttcaggtgcggatcgaagtgctgcttccacctttcgatcacctcacgtccgtccgtcaagaggcctccgtctttatccctgcatatttcggctcgcggcacgaagccgttgcgggatgcgttgagcttctgatagaacttccgtgtttcttgggaacgacatagcagttccatttcttctctcccgaaagaggcgggtctgctattcccgcttctgtttgtaatgttccacgttctgtcgggtcccttgctgcgcattaccgccttcgctgcattcttctccttcaaaaccgttctgcactcttcgtcgaactattcgttccgtcgattccgttccacgtacccgatggtgctctcggctgcgtcactgtactccagcagtccactagaggggcctcatcgagctcgtcctcgtctggcaacgcggccccgagattctgcacgtatgctgagacgacatccggttgtttcagtggctctaggttgtaccgtggcggtcgccggtaccgtacattgttgatgacggagaatttttggtgaagtttgaccatcactaggtagtggtcggagttgatgttggcgccacgataagtcctgtcgctgataatgtcagagaagtgccgtccgtcaatcagaacgtgtgtagtgatctccaggtgtaacgataagggaggctgtgttggaaaaaggtgctacgtatggccatatttttggaggcggcgaaatcaatgagtcgtaggccgttttcgttcgtctgctggtgggcgctaaaacttaccaatcgtcggtctgaattcctcctcctggcctacctgagcgtttaagtctcctatgatgatcttgacgtcatggcttgggcagcgatcgtactcccttttgagctgcgcgtaaaatgcgcccttgtcatcatcaaacgttcgcaccatggatcctgtccaacgcacctcctgcagcgctacgatgccgagcccgcggtccttcagtagatcggcaagtatacgggtgctcccagtGAAGTTAAGAGATCGAaaattccacgtaccgagttttccAATCCATATCCTCTTTGTTCTCTGGAGTCATTACCGTTTTTTCACGGCCGGCTCGCAGGGCCTAACATCAACCTTTTTTATTCCAATGGAACGATAGCAAAAACGCGTCTGTTCAGCTTGGAAGTTGAACACTCGCTCATCAAAATCACAAAATTAGATGTTTCGCATGTGATGTTTCGATCCCGGACCCTTTAATCGGTGAAAAGTATTTGATTCAGCGCAAAACGAACCAAAATGTGAGGcgtcaaaatataattttgaatAACTTTGTTAAAGCCGTCTTATAACAATCTCGTATggttctaagggccgatttcttcacctcggcttaactcgtaagccaggcttatccatatagttaaacctgggttaacgcctaagccagggtgaagaaattggTCCTATAACAcatccccgaattccattaccccgaaaaccATCCCCACGAAAACCAATACCCCGAAAGGTCCAGTACCCCGAATTCCAAtaccccgaatgacattaccccgaatagtCCATTTCCCTGAATAGATTATTAGCCCAAAAAAATAGTTTCCAATAGTTATTGTCAGAGGAAACTTATGTCTGTagaaaattggtttaaaatttcaatagaaatttttccttcttttgtgcataggctattctttttaGACTTAGGCGGTaataaccctttccttcccacgactttgaacgactatttctatgccaagaaagcgtttccgaagaaagtacttgaacaaaagttattgtaaATTGGCCAAATttatcgaaatcaatgaaaaaaaaatagttgtaaatcgATAGTGCGTACCTcaatagtacgtaccctcgatagtacgtacattttgcctcgatagtacgtacaccaaaatttagttaatttttaatctacaaaaatgagttcgaatcattagtagacatATAGtagagactccgatactatgaatttaTGTTATacagactcctataacacggattttcattGAACAGTTTTAAGATGTAGCGAAATGAaaggcatgaacgaatacgtttgatgtaatgattgcagaattcttcgctttacagagatattttctgccagtcataatatctggcatcatcattctggcgttatATCCCAACTagggaggactgcttctcagctcagtggtCTATAAGCACTTGTACAGTTAAAAATTaaacgctttctttaccaatagaacgttgtaataaaataaaaaggcacatgatggttctattttgtgtgGTAATAAAAAAAGCTAAATTTCTCGGCGAGGAAtgctctccaaaacatgaatcaaacccatcaagttacttaCCCAGACCATTGATTTCACTTCACTTACTTGTTAATATTTTTTCGTTTTCCAGCAACTCCCCtcgtggtttgtccacaaatttttcccagagctttcttctggaattccgtaagctcttaatgAGATTTAtccggaagtttatttaggattccttcagaagttccctctgtgggtttccaggagttttgattttttctgtgattccttaagaggttccgtCAAACGCTCctgccaggattgttccaggaagtttccgagattcttccagagattcttggatttctgtagaaattaattccgacccagtcaaccagtgatcgtataagatgttgcaacgattactggttgtctggggaaattcctccagcattacTCTTTCTAGGATTACCTTTgtaatttttcctgaaactcttccaggtattccttccgtggtttctccacaaacttattctagaatccctctaggatttatgtgattcttcagggagctataactaagttgcaTTTTCCGgtgtttattcaaggaaatcctacaggaactacatgaggaattctataaacaaaatactccaaaaaattcATAATAAACTCCAtgaggatttccattacaaacatctgaaataactccagaagggtctgcaggaattctttacggagctcttggtagaaaaacaagagtccctagatgattcctggaaagagttcttgaagaaatcccagaatcagtttctgaaagaattcctagaagaagctctaagaggaatcccggaagaagttcctgacagtttttcagaagaaattcccagaggaatcccggaaggaatttccgaaagaatcctggaaaaatcccaaaaagattagctggtgaaattattttaggaatcccaaaaggaatactTGAATAAGAAGTAGCTCTCGAAAAACAAAaacttgaagaagttcctggagggatctcggagaagcttttagaggaatattgaatgaagttcttgtcagggttcttgtaggatttctggaaggctttcagaaggaattactgaataaTTCCCAGAAaatactccgggaagaatctcgtatgaatttccaggaataaatccttacggattgttgcaaggagtttttgaaggaatctcggtaagaataTCTGAtacaattttcgaaagaactcagATAAATTCTGGATGAAGTTGCttgaatttccaggaataccatctggaaatcCAGAGATATCCTAAAACAAACTATTCGGAGAATCTCGGAGTATTCCagggacttcttgagaaattctggaagaaatctcttgaagtccgaagcgtaaacaaaaaggtcacaaaacttcaaaaacttagaaaaaaaaatctttagcatCCGCGACTTGCATTTCcctataggctgtaccaattcaattgtttctgggtgAACCCCAGGGGTTtttctgtaatactttcgggacttccaggatttcttcaggaatttcttgcagaataccttcaagaatttcgttccgggatttctccatgaattcatttcaagattcctccagaaattcattccgagattcctacagcaattctttcaaagatttatcaagtaatttttcattgaattcctccaagaccaaGAGTtgtgggattcctctaagagctccgggaaacctctaggaatcccttctcgtTAATAAATTAAGCTCGTGGAGGAGCCCTAGAAGGAGAAATGTtaagaagattttgaaaatatcacggcaataaatattgcaggagaaaatacatTTAGAATGTTTCtgtaacaagatataactgatctagatagatttaattatatctagaccagtttggatggttcttaaagataactcaaataaaatcaatataagttcccagagacgagatgcctctacgaagcatccccaaagcacaagaagatttttccaataaagatggAATCCCAAACAagaaaaattacgtaattattAAACGGAGCCTTAGGCTatatgtaattttttggcaatcccGACGTTCCAGAAATAACATTCTtcgatttgaaaatgaaatttgaaataaaaatttgtgattcgatagtaggtacgtacgtttcgatagtacgtacactaaacgaagcggtggtgtacgtactatcgaggtatgcctgtattttgattatttatcaatagtcccactattgaaacaagtagttgggagttgggtttacctaatgagattacaatcaatttctaaaaactattgcatcatatccatctgattccgtttgtctcgagttcgtcgataatcgatggtgctctagagcaaccatgggaattAGAGGATAATAAGATAATGATGTGCAGCAAATGCATGTAACacagtttttccttcttttattatAGGTTGTTCTTTCGTCTTATATTGTCATAGTGATAAGTACTTGGCGAGTTGTACTCAGTCCACAGAACAAAGTCGAAAGACTTGCCACAAAGAGAAGTTTGAGTCAACTAAAGCAGCAATATTATATGCAGTTGTCACTTACTTATCACACAGTACCGCCTTTTCTATATATTCAAAATGCACTATTACTTTATATACTCAGTATTCCCAGGCGCGAAGGAATAGCACTTGAacaagagaaggaaaaatatATGATATTAAGGTTTATGCTATTTGCATTCAATGTCAGTGCAGTGCCAGTTACAAATATTAGATGGAAACTATTTCTGCCCATCTGAAATTCTCTGGGAAAAGTGTTATGTATTGAAAGACATTGTTTTGTAGGGAAATGGTATTCGGGGTAATgtgtcattcggggaaatggttttCGGGGTAATGTGTCTTTCAGGATAACgatctattcggggtaatggctttcggggtattgGTTTTCGGGGAACTGGTATTCGGGGTAATAGTATTCGGGGAACTGTTATAGGATCGAAGAAATTGGCCCTAAGATATATTACCGCCCATTAACTTGCTGCACGCTTTGGCGTAGACAACATGAAGGAAGTCAACGTTAGTGGGATATGATATCTGATATGAGCCGAAGTAAAAAATGGCAGACTGCAGTCATCAACTGAGTTTTGTGGCGTATTCATTCAGACTGTTTCATAAAAGTCTAAAAGAACTAAATTAATTAataaaagattgtttattttaatTCTATATACTACTAACATAATTTACAAAATGTAATAAAAAAGCTTTTATCTGGTCAAAGGCTTAATTTGACTGAGAATTTCGTCCCAGCATGTCAATTTGCGCCCCCAATACCAACTGGCTGATTTGCAGTTTTATTTTGGCTTGATCAATCGGTGCCAGCGTTTTCGTAGTCTTTGCCATACTTAGGAAGAATAAATCGACATCATCCTGGTCGTTGCTGCTTGACGATAGAACCGTTTCATTTCTAACGGGTGCATCATGGGATCTCCTGCATTGTTTTTTGGCTCTCCGAGATTCCGCATCCATGTGATGTTTAGGGGTGCTTTGATTCTCGTTAACTTCCTCACCATCCGATGGTTCAGACTCGTGCAGATCAACCTCGGAAATTGGCCGTTTGCCTTGGTGAGAATCAGTTTCACTCATAGAGTAGCTAGAAATCGCTGTTGGTTTCAGAAAATCAATCATCGGACGACCCCGATCCGGTTCCGACCGTAAACAACCTTCAGAAGATTGTTCCCGTTTGATTGATGCCGAAATTTCCGGACCATCTCCAGCCAAGCTTTCTTCGTACACTCTGGAGTCAGTtggggtggtggtggtggtttcAATTTCATCCACCAGTCGGCTATCGTCCGTTTCCAAGTAGTACGGCTGCTCTGCCGATTCGTATTTGCCGTGCAGTTTCGATGGGTCGATGTGATCGTACAGGAAGGACATTCGCTGCTCGTACCGCCACGGATGCAGCTGTTTGGTTTTCCTTCGTTTGATGGCGTTCATGAAGCAGCGGCGCAGTTTTTCCCACGCTTCTTTGGCATGTTCTCCTGCGAAGTGgataaaaaatgagaaaaataatAAATGCCATTGAGCTCAGGTGTAGGAATACATTTCAAACATTCAAAATTGACGACAGagtttagaatttctaaa contains:
- the LOC109411207 gene encoding uncharacterized protein LOC109411207; this encodes MSEQLKSGFTDENLIDLVHQHRCLYDNTAEGYKDQARRNKAWDDIGQHLNVKGEHAKEAWEKLRRCFMNAIKRRKTKQLHPWRYEQRMSFLYDHIDPSKLHGKYESAEQPYYLETDDSRLVDEIETTTTTPTDSRVYEESLAGDGPEISASIKREQSSEGCLRSEPDRGRPMIDFLKPTAISSYSMSETDSHQGKRPISEVDLHESEPSDGEEVNENQSTPKHHMDAESRRAKKQCRRSHDAPVRNETVLSSSSNDQDDVDLFFLSMAKTTKTLAPIDQAKIKLQISQLVLGAQIDMLGRNSQSN